A genomic segment from Salvia splendens isolate huo1 chromosome 13, SspV2, whole genome shotgun sequence encodes:
- the LOC121762429 gene encoding arginase 1, mitochondrial-like isoform X2, with amino-acid sequence MKNVGRMGIHYLQRLNAENVPKDLIEKAQVRVIEASLTLIRERAKLKGELLQALGGVAASASLLGVPLGHNSSFLQGPAFAPPRIREAIWCGSTNSTTEEVQELRDCGVDDDRLMNIISESVKLVMEEDPLRPLVLGGDHSISFPSVRAVSEKLGGPVDILHLDAHPDIYDAFEGNKYSHASSFARIMEGGYARRLLQVGIRSITKEGREQGKHFGVEQYEMRTFSRDRNLLENLVYLSPPPPPTQHPPYSLLCYSVFLSLSISQNLRIINLKRV; translated from the exons ATGAAAAACGTTGGAAGGATGGGAATCCATTACCTGCAGAGGCTGAATGCCGAAAATGTTCCAAAGGACTTGATAGAGAAAGCCCAGGTTCGTGTTATTGAGGCATCCCTGACACTCATCCGCGAGAGGGCGAAGCTCAAG GGGGAACTTCTACAAGCTTTGGGAGGTGTGGCGGCTTCAGCATCTCTTCTCGGAGTTCCCTTAGGACACAACTCTTCCTTTCTCCAGGGTCCTGCATTTGCACCACCACGTATAAGAGAAGCCATTTGGTGTGGGAGCACAAATTCCACCACAGAAGAAG TTCAGGAGTTACGAGATTGTGGAGTTGATGATGATAGATTGATGAATATAATAAGTGAATCTGTGAAGTTAGTGATGGAAGAA GACCCATTGCGGCCTTTGGTGCTAGGAGGTGATCACTCTATTTCATTTCCTTCTGTGAGAGCCGTATCTGAGAAGCTTGGAGGGCCTGTTGATATTCTTCACCTGGATGCTCATCCTGATATTTATGATGCTTTCGAGGGGAATAAATATTCTCACGCATCTTCTTTTGCTAGAATCATGGAGGGTGGTTATGCTCGGCGATTGTTGCAG GTTGGAATCAGATCAATTACAAAGGAGGGCCGGGAACAGGGGAAGCATTTTGGTGTAGAGCAATATGAAATGCGGACATTTTCAAGGGATCGGAACCTACTCGAGAATCTGGTCTATCTTtctccccccccccctcccACCCAACACCCACCTTACAGTCTTTTGTGTTACTCTGTTTTCCTCTCGCTGTCAATATCTCAAAATTTGAGGATTATCAATCTGAAACGAGTGTGA
- the LOC121762427 gene encoding UDP-glucuronate 4-epimerase 3-like, translating to MKHIDCAPSTPGKFKIEKSPYNRLRLHSYLAKLTFWSLVFLGLVYLFFYRSPSSSPHTTSDPSRRSLRSSFYRDANFEKRVRASAKIRSRNGISVLVTGAAGFVGTHVSAALKRRGDGVVGLDNFNHYYDPSLKKARQALLERTGVYIVEGDINDASLLKKLFEIVPFTHVMHLAAQAGVRYAMENPSSYVHSNIAGLVSLLEVCKESNPQPSIMWASSSSVYGLNTKVPFSERDRTDQPASLYAATKKAGEEIAHTYNHIYGLSLTGLRFFTVYGPWGRPDMAYFFFTRDMLKGKSIPIFEGANHGTVARDFTYIDDIVKGCLAALDTAEKSTGSGGKKKRPAQLRVYNLGNTSPVPVSDLVSILERLLKVKAKRLVMKLPRNGDVQFTHANISLAQRELGYKPTTDLQTGLKKFARWYLSYYGSGKKSAQ from the coding sequence ATGAAGCACATTGACTGCGCCCCATCAACCCCGGGAAAGTTCAAGATCGAGAAATCACCCTACAATAGGCTGCGGCTGCATTCGTATCTAGCTAAGCTCACTTTCTGGTCGCTTGTGTTTCTCGGATTGGTCTATCTCTTCTTTTACAGATCACCATCTTCATCACCCCACACTACCTCAGATCCTTCTAGAAGGTCGCTTAGGTCCAGTTTCTATCGAGATGCTAACTTTGAGAAAAGAGTCAGGGCCTCAGCTAAGATTAGGTCCAGAAATGGGATTTCTGTTTTAGTAACCGGCGCCGCCGGTTTTGTCGGCACACACGTCTCCGCCGCCCTCAAGCGGCGGGGCGATGGCGTCGTTGGCCTTGATAATTTCAATCATTACTATGATCCCTCGCTCAAGAAGGCGAGGCAGGCTCTGTTGGAGCGCACAGGGGTGTATATTGTTGAGGGAGATATCAATGATGCTTCTCTGTTGAAGAAGCTTTTTGAAATCGTGCCTTTTACTCATGTTATGCATCTGGCAGCGCAGGCCGGAGTTCGTTATGCTATGGAGAATCCGAGCTCTTATGTTCATAGCAACATTGCTGGATTAGTCAGCTTGCTTGAGGTTTGCAAGGAATCAAACCCTCAGCCTTCGATTATGTGGGCTTCGAGTAGCTCTGTGTATGGATTGAACACCAAGGTGCCGTTTTCGGAGAGGGATAGGACTGATCAGCCTGCGAGTTTGTATGCTGCAACTAAGAAGGCTGGTGAGGAGATTGCACATACTTACAATCACATCTACGGGCTTTCCCTCACCGGATTGAGGTTCTTCACGGTTTATGGGCCGTGGGGGAGGCCTGATATGGCGTATTTCTTCTTCACTAGGGATATGTTGAAAGGGAAGTCGATTCCCATCTTTGAGGGTGCTAATCATGGGACTGTGGCTAGGGATTTCACCTACATTGATGATATAGTAAAGGGGTGTTTGGCTGCATTGGATACTGCTGAGAAGAGCACTGGCAGTGGTGGGAAGAAGAAGAGGCCGGCTCAGCTGCGGGTGTACAATCTGGGGAACACTTCGCCTGTGCCTGTATCAGATCTTGTGAGCATCTTGGAGAGATTGCTCAAGGTGAAAGCGAAGAGGTTGGTTATGAAGCTGCCTAGGAATGGGGATGTGCAGTTTACACATGCCAATATAAGTTTGGCGCAGAGGGAGCTCGGGTATAAGCCCACGACAGATCTGCAGACAGGGCTGAAGAAGTTTGCGCGGTGGTACCTCAGTTACTATGGGAGTGGCAAGAAGAGCGCGCAATGA
- the LOC121762429 gene encoding arginase 1, mitochondrial-like isoform X1, with amino-acid sequence MKNVGRMGIHYLQRLNAENVPKDLIEKAQVRVIEASLTLIRERAKLKGELLQALGGVAASASLLGVPLGHNSSFLQGPAFAPPRIREAIWCGSTNSTTEEGKDLNDPRVLTDVGDVPVQELRDCGVDDDRLMNIISESVKLVMEEDPLRPLVLGGDHSISFPSVRAVSEKLGGPVDILHLDAHPDIYDAFEGNKYSHASSFARIMEGGYARRLLQVGIRSITKEGREQGKHFGVEQYEMRTFSRDRNLLENLVYLSPPPPPTQHPPYSLLCYSVFLSLSISQNLRIINLKRV; translated from the exons ATGAAAAACGTTGGAAGGATGGGAATCCATTACCTGCAGAGGCTGAATGCCGAAAATGTTCCAAAGGACTTGATAGAGAAAGCCCAGGTTCGTGTTATTGAGGCATCCCTGACACTCATCCGCGAGAGGGCGAAGCTCAAG GGGGAACTTCTACAAGCTTTGGGAGGTGTGGCGGCTTCAGCATCTCTTCTCGGAGTTCCCTTAGGACACAACTCTTCCTTTCTCCAGGGTCCTGCATTTGCACCACCACGTATAAGAGAAGCCATTTGGTGTGGGAGCACAAATTCCACCACAGAAGAAG GTAAAGATCTTAATGATCCAAGGGTCCTGACAGATGTTGGTGATGTTCCAGTTCAGGAGTTACGAGATTGTGGAGTTGATGATGATAGATTGATGAATATAATAAGTGAATCTGTGAAGTTAGTGATGGAAGAA GACCCATTGCGGCCTTTGGTGCTAGGAGGTGATCACTCTATTTCATTTCCTTCTGTGAGAGCCGTATCTGAGAAGCTTGGAGGGCCTGTTGATATTCTTCACCTGGATGCTCATCCTGATATTTATGATGCTTTCGAGGGGAATAAATATTCTCACGCATCTTCTTTTGCTAGAATCATGGAGGGTGGTTATGCTCGGCGATTGTTGCAG GTTGGAATCAGATCAATTACAAAGGAGGGCCGGGAACAGGGGAAGCATTTTGGTGTAGAGCAATATGAAATGCGGACATTTTCAAGGGATCGGAACCTACTCGAGAATCTGGTCTATCTTtctccccccccccctcccACCCAACACCCACCTTACAGTCTTTTGTGTTACTCTGTTTTCCTCTCGCTGTCAATATCTCAAAATTTGAGGATTATCAATCTGAAACGAGTGTGA
- the LOC121762425 gene encoding protein NRT1/ PTR FAMILY 7.3-like has product MQERGTGLLDECTKDGTVDMYGEPGARDRTGGWRAGSLVLVSEGLAALAFTGTEVNMVLFSKSVLRQTNADAAKTFSTWMGTLNICTLLGAFLSDSYLGRYLTCVVFQAVLVIGLVTLSLSTQEFMLEPKGCGKIGDVCHQPSPAKVACFYISIYLLALGSGAIEPAMATLGADQFDEEDAEENKSKTAFFSYYYVALNLGSLIAETVLVYIENLGRWVLAFWISTSCGLLALAFLLSGTSRYIHMKPPSGNPISRFSQVISASVRKLKLGVSSNGEDRLYEVRDKDDKEFGRRISHTDDFKFLDRAAVMTESDEIFLNKGQTPNPWHLCTVTQVEEVKCVLRLLPIWFCTIVASVVFVQVLSLFVEQGASMDTAINSFHVPPASMTSFDIISTSTFIICYERLLVPLYTRLTKRKLKTPSELQRMGIGMVISIVAMIIAGLVEQWRLKYADEGETSSLSIFWQIPQYVLVGVSEAFIYVAQWEFFASQIPDRLKSLGLGLSMSSSALGSYLCTIIVTVVMKTTAKHGKPGWIPPNLNQGHMDRFFFLSAALITFNLALFITCASRFKCIKLEKRHEGKEAAAALP; this is encoded by the exons ATGCAGGAACGAGGGACAGGGCTTCTCGATGAATGCACGAAAGATGGGACAGTCGACATGTATGGGGAGCCAGGAGCAAGAGACAGAACAGGTGGATGGAGAGCAGGATCACTGGTTCTTG TAAGTGAAGGACTTGCTGCTCTTGCGTTTACTGGAACAGAAGTAAACATGGTGCTTTTCTCCAAATCCGTGTTGAGGCAGACGAACGCGGATGCAGCGAAAACATTCAGTACATGGATGGGAACTCTCAACATCTGCACTCTGCTGGGGGCTTTTCTCAGTGACTCATACTTGGGAAGATATCTAACTTGTGTTGTATTTCAAGCTGTCTTAGTCATT GGATTAGTGACATTGTCTCTGTCAACTCAAGAATTCATGCTTGAACCAAAGGGTTGTGGAAAGATTGGAGATGTATGCCACCAACCATCACCAGCTAAAGTTGCTTGCTTCTACATATCTATATACTTGCTAGCTTTGGGGAGTGGGGCTATAGAACCGGCAATGGCCACACTGGGTGCAGATCAGTTCGACGAGGAAGATGCAGAGGAGAACAAATCGAAAACGGCATTCTTCAGCTACTATTATGTAGCTCTTAATCTTGGATCATTAATCGCCGAGACAGTTTTGGTGTACATAGAAAATCTAGGGCGATGGGTGCTGGCCTTTTGGATCTCAACCTCTTGTGGCTTGTTGGCTTTGGCTTTCCTGCTGAGTGGGACGTCTCGGTACATACACATGAAGCCGCCCTCTGGTAACCCCATCTCCAGATTCTCTCAGGTGATCTCTGCATCTGTAAGAAAGTTAAAGCTCGGCGTGTCCTCAAATGGAGAAGATAGGCTCTATGAAGTTCGAGACAAGGATGACAAGGAATTTGGTCGGAGAATATCACATACCGATGATTTCAA GTTTCTTGACAGGGCGGCGGTTATGACTGAATCGGACGAGATATTTCTAAACAAGGGGCAAACTCCAAATCCATGGCATCTTTGTACAGTAACACAAGTTGAGGAAGTGAAATGTGTGCTGAGATTGCTTCCAATATGGTTCTGCACAATAGTAGCATCTGTAGTATTTGTGCAGGTCCTCTCTCTCTTTGTGGAGCAGGGAGCATCCATGGACACGGCGATAAACAGCTTCCACGTCCCCCCGGCCAGCATGACTTCCTTCGACATCATAAGCACTTCAACTTTCATCATCTGCTATGAGAGGTTGCTTGTACCATTATACACCAGACTGACCAAGAGAAAGCTTAAGACTCCAAGTGAGCTGCAGAGGATGGGAATCGGGATGGTGATATCAATTGTTGCAATGATCATTGCAGGCCTGGTCGAGCAATGGAGACTCAAGTATGCAGACGAAGGCGAAACGAGTTCTCTCAGTATTTTCTGGCAAATCCCACAGTATGTGCTTGTGGGAGTTTCCGAAGCATTCATCTACGTCGCTCAATGGGAATTCTTCGCATCGCAGATCCCTGACAGATTGAAGAGCTTGGGGCTGGGATTATCAATGTCTTCATCAGCTCTAGGTAGCTATCTCTGCACCATAATTGTGACAGTGGTTATGAAAACTACAGCAAAGCATGGGAAACCCGGTTGGATACCTCCAAATCTGAACCAAGGCCACATGGACAGGTTTTTCTTCTTGTCAGCTGCTCTCATCACTTTCAATCTCGCACTGTTCATCACCTGCGCAAGCCGGTTTAAGTGCATCAAACTAGAGAAACGACATGAAGGGAAGGAAGCGGCGGCTGCTCTGCCTTGA